GCTGACGCTCTTCTTCGCGATCAGCGGCTACCTGATCGCGGCCAGCTGGAACCGCACCCGCAACCCCGTCACCTACCTGGTGGCCAGGTCGCTGCGGATCTTCCCGGCGCTCGTCGTGGTGGTGCTCACCACCGTCTTCGTGCTCGGCCCCTGGTTCACCAGCCTCACCCGCGCGGAGTACTTCGACGACCCGCGGACCTGGGACTACCTGGGCAACATCGCGATGCGGCTCCAGCACGACCTGCCCGGCGTCTTCCTCGACGGCCCGTACCCGATCGCGGTCAACGGCTCGCTGTGGTCGCTGCCGGTGGAGTTCGCCTGCTACCTGCTGGTGCCGCTCCTGCTCCTGGTCCCGCGCCGCCTGCGGGCGATCGTGCTGGTCGCGGCCGCCCTCTACTGCCTCCAGCTGGCGCAGGTGCCGGTCGAGGAGGACATCATCATCTGGGGGACGCCGCTCAACAACGCCGCCCCGATGTGGGCGTTCTTCGCCGGTGGGGCGCTGATGCGGGTCCTGCACGAGCGGTACGCCGGTCTCTTCCGCGCCGACGTCGCGGTGCTGGTCACCGCCGCCTTCCTGCTGGTCACCGCGACCGTGCCGGAGTGGCATGCCGACGTGGCGTGGGTCGCGGTGCCCTACGTGGTGCTCACTCTCGGCCTGGCGAGCACCCCCTACCTGCGTCGGACCGCCCGCTTCGGTGACGTCTCCTACGGCCTCTACCTGTGGGCCTTCCCGGTGCAGCAGGTGGTGAGCCGCACCGTGGCGCCGGAGTCGTTGGCGGTGAACCTGGTCCTGGTCACCGCGATCACCGGCGTGCTGGCCTTCGCGTCCTGGCACCTGGTGGAGAAGCCGGCGCTGGCCCTCAAGGACCGGCTGGTCCGGCCGCGTCGGGGTGCGCGACGCGCCGTCGTGGCCGAGACGACCGGCGGTGGCCCCCAGGCGTCCCTAGTCTGAGTGCGAGCCGGGGGAGGACGCCGTGGACGGATCTGGAGGGGTCGGCGCACGGGCGCGGGCCGTGGGCACGCTGCTGGCCGCCTGGGCGCTGCTCTGCGGCTGCACCGCGGCGGTCGGCGAGGAGACCACGCCGCGGCCGGTCCCGCGCGAGTCGGCCCCGCAGGTCCAGCGGGACCGGCCGGGCCAGACCCCCCAGCCCGACCTGGCCGGGTCCCGCCCCGACATCGTGATGGTCCTGATGGACGACTTCTCCATGGACCTGCTGCCCACGATGCGCAGCGCCCGCCGGATGAGCCGGACCGGCGCGGGCTACGACCACTTCGTCGTCGACTCGCTGTGCTGCGTCTCCCGCGCCAGCCTGATGACGGGGCAGTACCCGCACCAGACGGGGGTGCGCACCAACACCTCCGAAGGCCTCCTGCCGTACGGCGGCTACCCGGCCTTCGCCCGCTACGGCAACGGCCCGCGCAGCGTCAACGTGCGGCTCCAGCAGACCGGCTACACGACCGCGTTCGTCGGCAAGTACCTCAACGAGTTCGAGTACGTGCCCGGGGTGCGGGACGCCCCGCCGGTGCCGCCGGGCTGGTCGCAGTTCCACGTCCTCTTCGGGTCGGCGTACGACGGGTGGGGCTTCGACAGCACCGCGCTGGTCGACGGGGCGCTGCGGGTGCGCTCCCACCCGGCCCCGCCCGCCGGGTCGCCGACGGCGGTGCTCGACGCGGCGTACGCCGGGCAGGTGGTCGAGGACTACGC
The window above is part of the Nocardioides campestrisoli genome. Proteins encoded here:
- a CDS encoding acyltransferase family protein translates to MSSVDLRPGPRSNNLDGLRLVGALLVIFGHAYALMALPVPVPVVAGYPVQTLGLTLFFAISGYLIAASWNRTRNPVTYLVARSLRIFPALVVVVLTTVFVLGPWFTSLTRAEYFDDPRTWDYLGNIAMRLQHDLPGVFLDGPYPIAVNGSLWSLPVEFACYLLVPLLLLVPRRLRAIVLVAAALYCLQLAQVPVEEDIIIWGTPLNNAAPMWAFFAGGALMRVLHERYAGLFRADVAVLVTAAFLLVTATVPEWHADVAWVAVPYVVLTLGLASTPYLRRTARFGDVSYGLYLWAFPVQQVVSRTVAPESLAVNLVLVTAITGVLAFASWHLVEKPALALKDRLVRPRRGARRAVVAETTGGGPQASLV